GGTGTTAGGTGTGGttgagggagcagggctggagaaaaggaggctcaggggagacatTTTTGCTCTCCGCATCTACTTGAACAGAAATTGTTGCTAGATGGGGTTCAATCTCTGAGACTGACCTCAAGATGTACTGAcagaggttcaggttggacatcaagAATTTTTTACACAAAGGGTGTTTAAGCAatgaacaggctgcccagggagagaATGGAGactgttccatccctggaatAGTTCAAGAAGTGATTGGACATGGCTCTTGGTGCTGTGATCTAGTTGTCATGGTAGTGTTCAGTCAAAgcttggactcaatgatcctgtaagtctcttccaacctgaatTATTCTAATTCTAAGAGCATGATcaaacactgaaacaggcttcctgcagaggtggctgtcgctgtgagcctcgctCGAAAAGACACAGGGAGCCACAAACTcgcccctttttcctgcttcgctcaccaaCGTGTCCTCGTGTAGTTCTTCTCATGTCATCTGTGACAGGTGGCTGATGCCCTAAACCTGTTAGTGTTTAAGATGTATCTGGACAATATCCATAGTCATGTGATTTTACTTTTGATCTGCCCTGAGTTGGTTAGGTAGTTGGACTACATGATCATtcaaagtcccttccaactgaaatatttctcttctatGCTCTGTTTGTGCAGAGCTACTTCCTAAACTAACAACAAATTAAGTTTTTTACTGACTGATGCCCTTGAAATGATAGCTGCCAAGACTTGATGCTATTGCAGCCAAGTCCTGCACTGGGTCTGTAGATAATAATGTTTTAAGCCAGTTTTCTGTTGTTAGGTACAAAGCTTTCAGTCACAGACTGAAAGTCAGCCCTCTAATATAAGTGTTGATAGACCACAGCTTGGTACTGTAGATCCTCTTACTTCTGTTCCTGGCAGTGCAGTGGGAAGTGGGAGAGCAACATCTCAGGTCAATTTCTAAAGTAAACTGGATGTTAACAGAatgaaaaccataaaaaaagagaaaatatattttaaaacctactgctgttttggtttgggttttttattcatTCACTTTCAACCTATAAGAAAAGGGTTTCAGTTACAGGTTTCTAATTaaatcaaaagaagaaaaaatgtcattGCTTGTGTAAATCTCCATACTTTTCTTATATTTTGCACATACCTTTTATGCTGATTGAAACGTTAACTGTTGCAAGTGCCTGTGAATTTTATTGTCTgtagaaatgtttttaattttttttaatataatatgAATGTGAAACTTgtaataatttcagtttttgtcAGAATATTAAATATATCTTTTTCAACTCCATTTTAGGGAATCCAGTCTCTTAccataaaagaaaatgtctaCATCTAGCATTGTAGCAAGAGTGGAAACCTGGCTATCATCCACATGGCACGTTAAAGTTCCTTTAACATGGCTGGAAGCATGTATTAATTGGATCCGGGAAGAAAACAGTGGTAGCAATTTAAGTCAAGCTCAGATTAACAAGCAGGTATTTGAGCAATGGCTTCTTACTGATCTGAGAGACTTGGAATATCCCATTTTGCCTAACTGCATCTTAGATACTCCCAAGGGAGAGTTATCAGGCTGCTATTCCATACAGATTGATTCACTGGTGGATGTTAGCCAGCCAGCATATTCTCAGTTGCAGAAGCTAAGAGGGAAAAGCACTGTAAATGAAGAAGTTACAGCCAGTACTCAGGCATTTCAGAAGCCCTGGGAAGCAAAGCCTACTCGAATGCTGATGCTACAACTAACAGATGGCATACATCAAATTCAGGGCATGGAGTATCTACCGGTGCCTGTTCTCTGCAGTAATCTCCCTCCTGGAACAAAAATCACTGTACAGGGCAATATTGCATATCGTCTTGGAGTTCTTCTGCTTAAACCAGAAAATGTGAAACTGTTGGGGGGTGAAGTTGATGTTCTTCTTGAGGATTATCGTCAGGAAAGAGTCCTTGCTAGATTGATTGGAGAAAATGAAAGCCCTAATTCTGTTGGACAAGCTGGACATGAACAGATTTTTTCAAGGCCTGCAGATGAATTAGAACAAACTCTTGGCCCTTCAGATGAAGAGCTTTTAGCCAGCCTTGATGAAAATAGTGAATTTACTTTAAACAACAGAACATCCTCAGAAAGTGGATACTGTAGTAGAAGCAACAATTTTAATACAGCCTCAGGTTCACTGAATGCACATGATGGAAATGTTTTGCTGCAAAAATCTGGAAGTTCTTTCCCTCACTCAGATGAACAAGTTTCTCCTCCCATAGAATATGCTGATGGCTTTTTAAATGACTTTCCTATAGAAGATGACTTTCTTCTGGAAGAAGAGATGCAAAGACAGATGGAAGAAGTGCCATCAGTGGACATGAACAGAAACACAGGTTTAATTACTGGCAGTCTTCCACATACATCTAAAAGCTCCTGCAATTCATCTTTAAATGGCACTGGTGAAGAAGATAACGTGAATGAAAGAGGTAAGTCAAGGGAAACTATCAGCAAGGAAAAGAACGTGAGAAGAACAATATTTGATGAAGATGGAAATGGCATGAGTAACTTTTTGCAGCACGAGGGCTTACGTCAGACCTGCAGTTCATCAGATTTTTCTTTGGCAAATCCTCCTGAGGAAGGGCAGAATTATACAGACCTAGATGAGAGCAGATGTAAACACCAAAACACTTCTGACAGCAGGGTATTAAACAATGATGctgtattttccttaaaaatggATCCAGAAGGAGGTCAGCAGAAATGTGATTCACAGATCTTTCCTTGCAAGGTGGTAGAGACACATTTAGATTTAGATTCTCCACCTTTCACATATATTTCCCTTCTCCTTGCAAAAAAACCGGAAACTGTTACAATTCTGAAAGTTAAATGTTTTATTGTCACTCTCACTGGAAACCTCACAAAAGACAATGGATCATGGGGTATAAAGGCTAAAATTTCTGATGGCTCTGCTTATCTTGAAGTAGATTTTGCTGATGATATTCTAACAAGTTTGATTGGCTTTTCAGTGCCTGAAATGAATAAGATGAAAAAGGATCCAGCTTTACGTCTAAAACTTAAGGATGGTTTAGAGAAATGTCAAAAACAGCTGATAGATCTCTGTTGTTTGATGACTATTGAGTTTAATCCATTTCAGTCTAAAGCTACTGTAGTAATTCTTGAGGATGCTGATGCTAGGCATCTAGAACAATTGAAGAAACGTTTGAATAAATAACATGTACAAATTTGCAGATTATATATTAGGAAACGTTTAAGTCAGATTTCCCTTGAAGAACTCTTGCAAGTTAAAGTTAAGTGATTTGTCTTTTATCAGGAATTATAATGTAAAAATGAGACAAGTGCAGAAAAACTGGGCAATTTGTTTCAGTATTGAAATAAGATTTCAAATATTTGTATCTTGattttttcattctgcaaaATCCTGCGTATTCTAGACTGGTAATCCTGAGTAGCACAGATTTTCAGGGaatgtataaaaatgaacaaatcatcttttattttactttttccgGTACTTAcgtgatttttaaaagaaagatacATGAGATtctcagtttttttctttgagaaaatcaattcaataaatttaaataacaaattatTGTTCAAATGCAGTAGTCCCTGCTGACTGTGCCAATCTGAAGACTCAAATCTCTATTCACTGTGCAAGAACCTAAAgtataaaaaaatgaaagattgTCTTCTAAATATTCAggtctgagaaaaaaaaatccaatcctatacaaaaaagagatttaaaaattcctctatatttttacaaataatttaaaagaaaaccaaatgttttaaagtgtttattagaagaaaattattataaCATATGAGGATTCTAATTTTTTGCCACATTAATGTTAATAATTGCTAGTAGTTTTTAAATGAGAGAGGTAAACTCATTCATTAACTCTAATGACTAATTTGACTAACCTTATTACAGAATAGTCAAGAACCTGTGCTGCACATGTTATATAGTATATTTAATGTTGGTCctaattttgtttggttttttttataatttctgcttctaaattaataaagttttcatttgaattttggTGGTTGCTGCTTAGTCACtttgacagaaaaatatatcttttgATGAGTGTATAGAGTATGAAATTATTTGattaggttttttgttttttctttttcacatcaTTTCCCCTTcgctttgattttgttttggttttgatttttgctttgttttggtttttttgtttgttttttcctgtggttgattggtttgagttgttttgtttccctgtgaATTTTGAAGGATTAATATTCTGGCAGGAGTGGAGGAACCAGTGACAGGAGCAGTCTGCCCAGTGTTGGTAGTGTTTGCAAAGAATGTAAAATTGGTGGCTAGGAGAggagtttttttaaattgaCCAGCCAGTATCTTTcttcaaagccttttctttctctgaacaATGTCTGTTAGGCAATTGAGATTTGCTGTGACAGATTGTCAGTATAAATACTCAATGTCAGTATTGAGAACCATGCTTGAAGGAAAACTAGAGGTAATTTCCCAAGTAAAGTAAAAACGGAGGAAGGTGGAGCATGGGACATCTTGAGGGTTTTTATGCTTGAGGTGTGAAGGGTTTTAGACTTTATTTTGTACAGTTTATAAACACAAACCTCCCCGTGTCCCTTACTTTCCTTGCCCCTCccactgtgaagagaacttgaGGAAATTATAACCCCGTGAGCCACCTCTGGGTTTATTTATGGCTTTTGGGAACAGTACATTTTTTAGAACTGTAACAGCAAAAGCTTTTGCCTGTCTGGAACCTACATTACTGGTCTTGAGTTACAGTTTCAGAAAAAATTGCTTGTTAGTAGGAAACTGACCAAGCCTCTTTTCATGTAATCCTTGTAGAAGTTAATAGAGCTGACTGTAAACCTTCAGCGCCTttttatggaaatatttctCCCATAATGAGTTAGGAAACTTCCCTTGAAGTTTTTGCCTTAGCATGTAAAAGGATAGGAACCTTTAAACTTCAAACGGTGTGAATAATCCACAGATTTTATTCTGCTTGTGCAGAGCAGGAGTCATGTTATTCAAACTGCAAAACCAAATTAAGTGTTATGTTTGGTTTAGATGATGAATGAAGTCACACCTGCCCCTCCTTTTTTGTATTTGCGTTAATGTTTAGCCATCTCTGCTACAATAATTGCATGTGTCTCCtgttctcttcctccctcccccccttCCCACCTCCAAGGCAATGCTGCTTGTCTGACGGTCTGACGTCTTCTTCTGCCCCACCCCCCATTGTCCTGGTCTTCATTTTCAACATGTGCTCTCTGGAAAGCCACTCACATGCCTGTGGTCCAGTGCAGGCAAAAAGAtctcaaaaaaaaccatttACAGCATGACTGCTCTGCAGATATTTCAGTGTAATTTTCTGGTGTATAAGGTTTCCAGATCTATGTTCAAGCTTTTAGAATTAATGAGAAATATTGCATAGGTTTTCCAACAAGAAAAGGAGTGAAATCGGTGATATTGGGAAAGCATGCTTAGTTAAGAGGTGATGtcaaacagaaaatactttatGTGGCTATGTGTACCAGCCATTGGTTCTTGCCTTACCCACTTTGTTTGCTCTTTAAAATCGTAATGTTTTGGTACTCTGTGTAAGCATGCTCTGCATATATTGGCTCACTGTGCCTGGCAGTGGTGTGTGTCAGAGCCCTTCAGATAACCGCTGTTTCTATAGGCTGAGCTCACAAcactggctgcagccccagcagaggtATGGCCACATTTCTGGAGGGTGCAACAGCACTCCTGTAGCAGCTGCTCAAGGCACTTGTCACGGCAGCTGCTCTCACACCTTACATGTAGCCTTCTGGCAGAAAGCAGCTTTTGCACTTTCTGTCAGCTCTTGTCTACAGTATATCACAAACTAACTTCTTGTTGTTATGTTTGTTTCAGGTGCTAAGTAGATTTCTGCACTTGCGGTGTATCTGACTGCAGTTTCAGAATCTGTGTTCTTCAAGAATGTTTTCCTATGAATGGGGAAAATAAGCTGGGGGGCGTTTTTTATTGCTGGTCACAGTGAAAACTTCCAATTAATTCAATGTCAATATATTAAACCTACAATATTGTCACACAGGAACATGGATGTTATTCTGTTAACAATGAAAGTCAGTTCTTGCTTTATGATTATCCAAGAAAATGAAACCAATTTATGTGCTATGGCAGTGCCAGGTACCTGCATCAGAATATCCTTTAAAAGCTCTGTCACTAAGGCAAACTACCAGAAAACAAGGCTGTCAGAAACTTTACTGTGCCCTAGTACTTTTCACTCAAACTGTAGAACAAGGCCATGGCCAGTCCAAGAAATATGTCAGGTTTCCAAATAGACTAGGCTGGCAAGAAGAGCTTGAGGAGAGTCTAACCCTACCGGATATTAGTTTTGCCACAAATACGCGTGTCATAACCCAGCAACCTCCTTCTCATTGAACGTAGGCAGTGTCCTCAGGAAGAAAGTTGAgataatataatttaaaagtatGGGTGAAGAATGTTAAGGGATTTACTAAAAGGTATTCTGGACTGCTCAGTAATGCAAGTTCACTGTAGAAGAATTATGTATTTCAGGTCAtatcaaaagcagaaattttcatGTAATGGAACATGATTAGATGGAACAGTAAACATTTGGTTATAAATGTAAAGACCTGTTTCTTAATGTCTTGCTGTAATAATGtcaaacatttctgttttgaataaAAAGGTGATAACTTCAAGCTTATTGTTACAGGGAAGAAAGAATGATTTATAGTACAGTGTTTCTGAATTCTCTGGTGGcaaggaaaattaaatgtacTTACctaagaggaaaaagcagaagggaCTTTAAAATGTAAGTAACACCTCTCATTTCAGATCCAGTTCTCTGGTGTTATGGTCCTAGAAGGAACAGAATGCCAACAGTTTTAACAGCATATGAGAGGATAAAGGTAAACTGGGATTGCAACTCCAAGTTCGACAGAAGAGGcgagttttttaaaaatcagcagctCATATAAATGTGTATGGATGACAGACTTTTTACTCTTTTCCTTAAGGACTTCTTTTCCTTATTGTACTGGGTTTTCTAACAGGGTGAAATTGCAGTGTGTGGCTGTTAGAATTTGTCCAGCTTCTGAGCCTTTTCTTAAGGCTAAAAAACCTGGTTCTCTCATCCTTTCCAGCAAATGGCACGTGCTCCATCTCTCTGGCTGCCTTGGCAGTGTCTGCTGGCCACGTACTTCACTGTCAGTGGCTTTCTTGTGCTAGGAAGTCCTAAATAGCACACAACACTCCACATGCAGTCTcacaagtgctggaagcagaaggCAGCCTGCTCTCTGGGACCTGCTTGCTGGCTCTGGTGGTCACTGCCACCACAATGTCACATGGCTGACTTCTGTTAAGCTGCACACAAGTGCACACGGCTCTTACTCTGAAATTTCCTAAGCAGCTGGTTCCCAATCCATGCTGTTGCATGGAGTTATTTCTACAGGGATGAAGGAATTTGCATTTGTCTTTGTTGAAATTATGTTTCTACAAGTCCACATGTCCAACTTGTGCTGTACTCTGTCTCTAATtgctttcctttcatttcttgcctctccctgccatatGTGTAAGCTTCTGTGCCACTTGCCCC
This genomic window from Prinia subflava isolate CZ2003 ecotype Zambia chromosome Z, Cam_Psub_1.2, whole genome shotgun sequence contains:
- the RMI1 gene encoding recQ-mediated genome instability protein 1 isoform X1, with protein sequence MSTSSIVARVETWLSSTWHVKVPLTWLEACINWIREENSGSNLSQAQINKQVFEQWLLTDLRDLEYPILPNCILDTPKGELSGCYSIQIDSLVDVSQPAYSQLQKLRGKSTVNEEVTASTQAFQKPWEAKPTRMLMLQLTDGIHQIQGMEYLPVPVLCSNLPPGTKITVQGNIAYRLGVLLLKPENVKLLGGEVDVLLEDYRQERVLARLIGENESPNSVGQAGHEQIFSRPADELEQTLGPSDEELLASLDENSEFTLNNRTSSESGYCSRSNNFNTASGSLNAHDGNVLLQKSGSSFPHSDEQVSPPIEYADGFLNDFPIEDDFLLEEEMQRQMEEVPSVDMNRNTGLITGSLPHTSKSSCNSSLNGTGEEDNVNERGKSRETISKEKNVRRTIFDEDGNGMSNFLQHEGLRQTCSSSDFSLANPPEEGQNYTDLDESRCKHQNTSDSRVLNNDAVFSLKMDPEGGQQKCDSQIFPCKVVETHLDLDSPPFTYISLLLAKKPETVTILKVKCFIVTLTGNLTKDNGSWGIKAKISDGSAYLEVDFADDILTSLIGFSVPEMNKMKKDPALRLKLKDGLEKCQKQLIDLCCLMTIEFNPFQSKATVVILEDADARHLEQLKKRLNK
- the RMI1 gene encoding recQ-mediated genome instability protein 1 isoform X2, which codes for MSTSSIVARVETWLSSTWHVKVPLTWLEACINWIREENSGSNLSQAQINKQVFEQWLLTDLRDLEYPILPNCILDTPKGELSGCYSIQIDSLVDVSQPAYSQLQKLRGKSTVNEEVTASTQAFQKPWEAKPTRMLMLQLTDGIHQIQGMEYLPVPVLCSNLPPGTKITVQGNIAYRLGVLLLKPENVKLLGGEVDVLLEDYRQERVLARLIGENESPNSVGQAGHEQIFSRPADELEQTLGPSDEELLASLDENSEFTLNNRTSSESGYCSRSNNFNTASGSLNAHDGNVLLQKSGSSFPHSDEQVSPPIEYADGFLNDFPIEDDFLLEEEMQRQMEEVPSVDMNRNTGLITGSLPHTSKSSCNSSLNGTGEEDNVNERDPVLWCYGPRRNRMPTVLTAYERIKGCPDAEDSPEFLSTWTGHQEVKTGDVRGKQNPDRQRKGNVEACRRKREEQLRSAACAIHKQEMEKKRWS
- the RMI1 gene encoding recQ-mediated genome instability protein 1 isoform X3, giving the protein MSTSSIVARVETWLSSTWHVKVPLTWLEACINWIREENSGSNLSQAQINKQVFEQWLLTDLRDLEYPILPNCILDTPKGELSGCYSIQIDSLVDVSQPAYSQLQKLRGKSTVNEEVTASTQAFQKPWEAKPTRMLMLQLTDGIHQIQGMEYLPVPVLCSNLPPGTKITVQGNIAYRLGVLLLKPENVKLLGGEVDVLLEDYRQERVLARLIGENESPNSVGQAGHEQIFSRPADELEQTLGPSDEELLASLDENSEFTLNNRTSSESGYCSRSNNFNTASGSLNAHDGNVLLQKSGSSFPHSDEQVSPPIEYADGFLNDFPIEDDFLLEEEMQRQMEEVPSVDMNRNTGLITGSLPHTSKSSCNSSLNGTGEEDNVNERGAK